A window of Microcystis aeruginosa FD4 contains these coding sequences:
- a CDS encoding HNH endonuclease, translating to MSFLTETLRQKVRQRAGNRCEYCLSHQDYIMGRLQIYHIQPLTKGGANTEDNLCLAWELCNQYKWTQTEAIDPESEQLVSLFNPRLQKWQEHFSWNPDGTEIKGITACGRATVVALRLNNNLAVVVRKNWVKAGWHPPD from the coding sequence ATGAGCTTTCTCACAGAAACTTTGCGCCAAAAAGTTAGACAACGGGCAGGAAATCGCTGTGAATATTGCCTCAGTCACCAGGATTATATTATGGGAAGATTACAAATTTATCATATCCAACCTTTAACTAAAGGTGGTGCTAATACAGAAGATAATTTATGTTTAGCTTGGGAATTATGTAATCAATATAAGTGGACACAAACTGAGGCTATTGATCCTGAATCTGAGCAGTTAGTTTCCTTATTTAATCCTCGCCTTCAAAAATGGCAAGAACATTTTTCTTGGAATCCAGACGGAACAGAAATTAAAGGGATAACGGCTTGTGGTCGTGCCACAGTTGTAGCTTTAAGATTAAACAATAATCTGGCTGTTGTTGTGCGTAAAAATTGGGTTAAAGCTGGTTGGCATCCACCTGATTAG
- a CDS encoding response regulator transcription factor → MPLLILIADDDPGVRLAVKDYLELAGYSVLAASNGLEALTLLDTYHPHLLVSDIKMPRLDGYSLVTKVRQQPEFRLLPVIFLTERGSTEERIRGYQVGCDIYLPKPFEMEELKAVIRNLLERAQMVQSERQYQKLKPEESPQTTAVLTSSLQDDFKLTNREREVLEHLARGLSNSEIGQKLHLSSRTIEKYVSSLLRKTTTNNRAELVRFSLEHRLID, encoded by the coding sequence ATGCCTCTTTTGATTCTAATTGCCGATGATGACCCCGGTGTCCGCCTAGCGGTCAAAGACTATTTAGAATTAGCAGGTTATAGTGTGCTAGCGGCGAGTAATGGTTTGGAAGCTTTGACTTTATTGGATACCTATCATCCCCATCTTTTGGTATCGGATATCAAAATGCCCCGTTTAGACGGTTATTCTTTGGTGACTAAGGTGCGGCAACAGCCAGAATTTAGGTTATTGCCGGTAATTTTTTTAACCGAAAGAGGGTCAACAGAGGAAAGAATTCGCGGTTATCAAGTGGGTTGTGATATCTATCTCCCTAAACCTTTTGAGATGGAGGAATTAAAAGCAGTTATTCGCAATCTTTTAGAGCGAGCGCAAATGGTGCAAAGTGAACGTCAATACCAGAAATTAAAACCAGAAGAAAGCCCCCAAACTACGGCTGTTTTAACTTCTTCTTTACAGGACGATTTTAAGTTAACTAATCGCGAACGGGAAGTGTTAGAACATCTAGCCCGGGGACTTTCTAATAGTGAAATTGGGCAAAAACTGCATCTTAGTTCTCGCACGATCGAGAAATATGTTAGCAGTTTACTCAGGAAAACAACTACTAACAATCGCGCCGAATTGGTTCGTTTTTCCCTCGAACATAGATTAATCGATTAG
- a CDS encoding DUF29 domain-containing protein: protein MIEVNELKQLYDVDDDQWLEQTINLLKNHQFPQLDLDNLIGELEDLGREKKNCAASLLEQIIRHLLLLQYWTTEAEYNAVHWQEEIYNFRTQLRRKITTNLRKYLEDELTSIYQDALGFVKIKTTNLVTFPTECPYSLEQLLDRSWLPNQTY, encoded by the coding sequence ATGATAGAAGTAAATGAATTAAAACAACTCTATGACGTTGATGATGATCAATGGCTGGAACAAACTATTAACTTACTGAAAAATCATCAATTCCCACAGCTAGATTTAGATAATTTAATTGGGGAGTTAGAGGATTTGGGTAGAGAGAAGAAAAATTGTGCCGCTAGTCTGTTAGAGCAAATTATTCGTCATTTGCTGTTACTGCAATATTGGACAACTGAAGCCGAATATAATGCTGTTCACTGGCAAGAAGAAATCTATAACTTTCGTACTCAACTGAGACGAAAAATCACGACTAATCTCCGCAAGTATTTAGAAGATGAATTAACCTCTATCTATCAAGATGCGCTAGGTTTTGTTAAAATTAAAACAACTAATTTAGTAACTTTTCCTACTGAATGCCCCTACTCCCTAGAACAATTACTTGATCGTTCTTGGTTGCCCAATCAAACCTATTAA
- a CDS encoding Uma2 family endonuclease yields the protein MIATATISPQLTIPRLENGDKLTRREFERRYKAMPNLKKAELIEGIVYIMASPLRIKNHGEPHAQIVTWLGFYQAFTPNLQLGDNCTVRLDADNEPQPDALLRIKNGGQSTISEDGYVEGAPELIVEIAASTVSLDLHQKLNVYRRNQVQEYLVWRVEDGEFDWFRLTNEEYIKLEQNSEGIICSQIFPGLWLDRDALLAGDLAQVLDVLQLGIATLKHQAS from the coding sequence ATGATAGCAACTGCAACAATTTCTCCTCAATTAACCATTCCACGCCTAGAAAATGGGGACAAGCTTACTCGTCGTGAATTTGAGCGTAGATATAAGGCTATGCCAAATCTAAAAAAAGCAGAACTCATTGAAGGAATTGTTTATATTATGGCTTCTCCCCTCAGAATTAAGAACCATGGTGAACCTCATGCTCAGATTGTTACTTGGCTAGGTTTTTATCAAGCCTTTACTCCCAATCTGCAATTAGGCGATAATTGTACGGTTCGTCTTGATGCTGATAATGAACCTCAACCCGATGCACTATTAAGAATTAAAAATGGTGGACAATCAACGATTAGTGAGGATGGCTATGTCGAAGGTGCGCCAGAGTTAATCGTCGAAATTGCAGCGAGTACCGTCTCCCTTGACTTACATCAAAAACTCAATGTTTATCGCCGTAACCAAGTGCAAGAATATTTAGTCTGGCGAGTCGAAGATGGAGAATTTGATTGGTTTAGATTAACCAATGAAGAATATATTAAACTTGAACAGAACTCAGAAGGGATAATTTGTTCCCAGATATTCCCTGGATTATGGTTAGATAGAGATGCTTTATTAGCCGGTGACTTAGCCCAGGTTTTAGATGTTTTGCAATTAGGAATAGCTACGCTCAAACATCAAGCTAGTTAG
- a CDS encoding Rpn family recombination-promoting nuclease/putative transposase: MKTDKIFYTLFQVFPELLFQLLGESPNLAQNYQFKSVEIKELAFRLDGVFIPDADHPDYPLYFVEVQFQKDEDFYWRFMTQIFLYLKQYKPERTCCPVILWGKRRLDIGFPIAYQNLLNLEQMQRIYLDEIEAESPPSLGISILQFIVISTKKAPKQVQSLIEQTRQQIIDPNTQRNVIELIEKIIIYKFPQKSRQELEAMFNLTEWKQTKFYQEAKEEGKLEGKLEGKLEGKLEGKLEGKMETIPLLVRLGLNEEQIARELNLRVEIVHQFIINQNN; encoded by the coding sequence ATGAAAACCGATAAAATCTTTTATACCCTATTTCAAGTCTTTCCCGAACTTCTCTTTCAACTGCTAGGAGAATCTCCCAATCTGGCGCAAAATTATCAATTTAAATCAGTCGAAATCAAAGAATTAGCTTTCCGACTCGATGGGGTATTTATTCCCGATGCAGACCACCCGGATTATCCGCTTTACTTTGTCGAAGTTCAATTTCAAAAAGACGAGGATTTTTATTGGCGATTTATGACTCAAATCTTCCTCTATCTCAAGCAGTATAAGCCTGAACGTACTTGCTGTCCCGTGATTCTGTGGGGAAAGCGCCGCTTGGACATTGGGTTTCCCATCGCTTACCAAAATTTGCTAAACTTAGAGCAGATGCAACGAATATATCTCGATGAAATCGAGGCTGAATCTCCTCCCTCTCTGGGGATAAGTATCCTCCAGTTTATCGTCATCAGCACGAAAAAAGCACCAAAACAGGTTCAATCCTTGATTGAGCAAACCCGCCAACAGATTATTGACCCTAACACTCAACGAAATGTTATCGAGTTAATCGAGAAGATTATTATCTACAAATTTCCGCAGAAAAGTCGCCAGGAGTTAGAAGCTATGTTTAATCTCACGGAATGGAAACAAACCAAGTTTTATCAAGAAGCTAAGGAAGAGGGGAAACTTGAAGGGAAACTTGAAGGGAAACTTGAAGGGAAACTTGAAGGAAAACTTGAAGGGAAAATGGAAACAATTCCCCTTCTGGTTAGGTTGGGACTTAATGAAGAACAAATTGCACGGGAATTAAATCTAAGAGTTGAGATTGTTCATCAATTTATTATCAATCAGAACAATTAA
- a CDS encoding DUF2834 domain-containing protein — MLTKIILGLLWLGFGLYAFLLAPPDQPDTMNLIIDLSTGKWQDINPLIIALFNLMGVWPLIYTSLLIIDGRDQKIIAWPFAFASFVVGAFAILPYLTLRQPNSNFTGKKNLVIKLLDSPWLGVIALITAAILIAYGLINGNWSDYWHQWQTSRFIQVMSLDFCLLTLLCPILLQDDLTRRGLKNPFLLPVISLLPLIGPAIYLIIRPRLGEN, encoded by the coding sequence ATGTTAACAAAAATTATTCTCGGTTTACTTTGGTTAGGCTTCGGATTATACGCTTTTTTACTAGCACCCCCTGACCAACCAGATACAATGAATTTAATTATCGATCTTTCCACTGGCAAATGGCAAGATATTAACCCGTTAATTATCGCTCTTTTTAACCTGATGGGAGTTTGGCCACTTATCTACACTAGCCTTTTAATTATCGATGGTCGTGACCAAAAAATCATCGCTTGGCCCTTTGCTTTTGCCTCCTTTGTCGTGGGAGCTTTCGCTATTTTACCCTATCTAACCCTCCGTCAACCCAACAGCAATTTTACTGGTAAAAAAAATCTGGTCATTAAACTTTTAGACTCTCCTTGGTTGGGAGTAATTGCTCTAATTACTGCGGCAATTTTAATCGCTTACGGATTAATCAACGGCAATTGGTCTGATTATTGGCATCAGTGGCAAACTAGCCGTTTTATTCAGGTTATGAGTTTAGATTTCTGTCTTTTAACCCTATTATGTCCAATTTTGCTGCAAGATGATCTAACCCGACGGGGATTAAAAAATCCTTTCCTGTTGCCAGTAATTTCCCTATTGCCTCTAATCGGTCCGGCAATTTATTTAATTATTCGTCCTCGCTTAGGGGAGAATTAG
- a CDS encoding anacyclamide/piricyclamide family prenylated cyclic peptide, translating into MKTKKLTPRNSVPVQRENAATVSRDGNAIAPQWLRGIAHPFAGDDAE; encoded by the coding sequence ATGAAAACCAAGAAACTGACACCCCGTAACTCTGTTCCTGTCCAACGGGAAAATGCCGCTACCGTCTCTCGTGATGGCAATGCGATTGCTCCCCAATGGCTCCGAGGGATTGCGCATCCCTTTGCGGGAGACGACGCGGAGTAA
- the hisH gene encoding imidazole glycerol phosphate synthase subunit HisH — MTLIAVIDYDMGNLHSACKGLETVGAVPKITDSPLDLEKADAIVLPGVGSFDPAVRQIRARHLEKPIKAAIANGKPFLGICLGLQILFETSEEGQEAGLGVIPGTVRRFRSEPGITIPHMGWNQLDFTQPDHALWQGLPPHPHVYFVHSYYVDPLDSHLTAATVTHGSQTVTAAIARDRLVAVQFHPEKSSTNGLKILANFVEQVQKLALVS, encoded by the coding sequence ATGACCTTAATCGCTGTCATCGATTACGACATGGGAAATCTGCACTCTGCCTGTAAAGGACTCGAAACCGTGGGTGCAGTGCCGAAAATTACCGATTCTCCCCTCGATCTCGAAAAAGCTGACGCTATTGTCTTACCCGGAGTCGGTTCTTTTGATCCTGCTGTCCGGCAAATTCGCGCTCGTCATCTCGAAAAACCGATCAAAGCAGCGATCGCTAATGGTAAACCCTTTCTCGGTATCTGTCTCGGTTTACAAATTCTCTTTGAGACATCGGAGGAAGGTCAAGAGGCGGGTTTAGGGGTTATTCCGGGGACAGTGCGCCGTTTTCGCTCGGAACCTGGCATTACCATTCCCCACATGGGTTGGAATCAGTTAGACTTCACCCAGCCGGATCATGCTCTTTGGCAGGGATTACCCCCGCATCCTCACGTCTATTTTGTCCATTCCTATTATGTCGATCCCCTTGATAGTCATCTAACTGCTGCCACCGTCACCCACGGCAGTCAAACGGTGACGGCAGCGATCGCTCGTGATCGTTTGGTAGCGGTGCAGTTTCACCCGGAAAAATCCTCGACTAATGGCTTAAAAATTCTGGCTAACTTTGTTGAACAGGTGCAAAAATTAGCTTTAGTCTCCTAA
- a CDS encoding transposase, with translation MDRGFSSNERIRKLLEKKDKHFVLRVKNDLKLEMLENGQTRSRKKRSRGKNR, from the coding sequence ATGGACAGAGGCTTTTCTTCTAATGAAAGAATCAGAAAATTATTAGAGAAAAAAGACAAGCACTTTGTTTTAAGGGTAAAAAATGATCTGAAGCTAGAAATGCTGGAAAATGGTCAAACTAGGAGCAGAAAAAAGAGAAGTAGAGGTAAGAATCGTTGA
- a CDS encoding transposase: protein MPRKPRNLQAGYSYHVTTRCNNREFKLSKRECREVFLDAIKKALDKYQFKLYALCIMSNN, encoded by the coding sequence ATGCCTAGAAAACCTCGAAATCTTCAAGCTGGTTATTCCTACCACGTCACCACACGCTGCAATAACCGAGAGTTCAAACTATCGAAGCGGGAATGTCGGGAGGTATTTCTTGATGCCATCAAGAAGGCTTTAGACAAATACCAGTTTAAGCTTTATGCTTTGTGTATTATGTCTAATAATTAG
- a CDS encoding ABC transporter ATP-binding protein: protein MLLSAKGLSKSFGGICAVNNASLDVPQGSITGLIGPNGAGKTTLFNLLSNFIRPDKGEVFLDGQPIHQLPPYQIALKGCVRTFQVARVLSRLTVLENMLLASPGQTGENFLKVWFQGAKIRQQEQENRLKALDILDSIGLGEKAQDYAGALSGGQRKLLEIGRALMTEPKLILLDEPAAGVNPTLIAQISDHIIEWNRQGITFLIIEHNMDVIMSLCHYVWVLAEGTNLADGIPSEIQKNERVLKAYLGD from the coding sequence ATGTTACTTTCTGCCAAAGGATTATCGAAAAGTTTTGGGGGCATTTGCGCCGTCAATAATGCTTCTTTGGACGTGCCGCAGGGCAGCATCACCGGGTTAATCGGACCAAATGGAGCCGGCAAAACCACACTTTTTAACCTTTTATCTAATTTTATTCGCCCAGATAAAGGGGAAGTTTTTCTTGATGGTCAGCCGATTCATCAGCTGCCTCCCTATCAAATTGCCCTGAAAGGATGTGTGAGAACTTTTCAAGTAGCTAGGGTATTATCCCGATTAACAGTGTTAGAAAATATGCTCTTAGCTAGTCCGGGGCAAACGGGAGAAAATTTTCTCAAAGTCTGGTTTCAGGGGGCAAAAATTCGCCAACAGGAACAGGAAAATCGTCTCAAAGCTTTGGACATCTTAGATTCGATCGGTCTAGGGGAAAAAGCGCAGGATTATGCGGGAGCTTTATCGGGAGGACAGCGTAAATTATTAGAGATTGGCCGAGCGCTAATGACCGAGCCAAAATTAATTTTATTAGATGAACCGGCCGCCGGAGTTAACCCCACTTTAATCGCTCAAATCAGCGACCATATTATCGAGTGGAATCGTCAGGGAATTACCTTTTTAATTATCGAGCATAATATGGATGTGATTATGTCCCTTTGTCACTACGTTTGGGTATTAGCAGAAGGGACAAATTTAGCCGATGGCATTCCCAGCGAAATCCAAAAAAACGAGCGGGTTTTAAAGGCTTATTTAGGAGACTAA
- a CDS encoding Uma2 family endonuclease, whose amino-acid sequence MLITKPRFQTFAEYLQYEDNSEEYYELFNGELVEIPPESGLNFQIANRLFLVFALMLGTDRVRGHGLELEVRGEPKNRYPDLTIIREEHIKLLSQRNTILLSMLPPLLVFEVVSPGEIQRERDYIAKRIQYQDCGIPEYWIVDPQTQTILVLELRGNTYTESGNFSNNDLVKLSIFNQLNLKVSEVFN is encoded by the coding sequence ATGTTAATAACAAAACCCCGCTTTCAGACCTTTGCCGAATATCTACAATATGAGGATAATTCAGAGGAATATTATGAATTATTTAACGGAGAATTGGTAGAAATCCCACCCGAATCAGGACTTAACTTTCAAATTGCCAATCGTCTTTTTCTAGTCTTTGCTTTAATGCTAGGAACCGATAGAGTGAGAGGACATGGTTTGGAATTAGAAGTGAGAGGCGAACCGAAAAACCGTTACCCTGACTTAACCATTATTCGAGAAGAACATATTAAACTACTTTCCCAGAGAAATACGATTCTTCTTTCCATGTTACCCCCCTTATTAGTCTTTGAAGTGGTTAGTCCTGGGGAAATCCAAAGAGAGAGAGATTACATCGCTAAAAGAATTCAATATCAAGATTGTGGGATTCCCGAATACTGGATAGTTGATCCTCAAACTCAAACTATTTTAGTCTTAGAATTAAGAGGAAATACTTATACAGAATCTGGTAATTTTAGCAATAATGACTTAGTAAAATTATCTATATTTAATCAACTCAATTTAAAAGTTTCTGAAGTGTTTAATTAG
- a CDS encoding DUF5838 family protein, with the protein MIVAEIQKNSLKEQRIQFIRNHQQAFDVEPIYPLGLFEDFVMEVEGDCNIEASCKIELDKLIASRFMLFFKDQSQEWQKCLTQSLAFFRQVENRVGVQLDYSLLQKFLGHNFDFSKLEVLSAGLDLRTNLADSSLKIHIRIKDYPEKLQTAFVLSDGAADSDYLSEFVELIGFDFYFNGKSEIEIYAELQEDDFFRPETINLVWRHFPDSVLKPLQGSSLFFTGLSKANNNPVLYYHLKGRQDLTNYFKINDTAQRVHSFYQHQDILPSMWVGTTQKELEKTRIENIRLYYYKSFKME; encoded by the coding sequence ATGATAGTTGCCGAGATTCAAAAAAACTCTCTCAAAGAGCAAAGAATACAATTTATCCGTAATCATCAACAAGCTTTTGATGTTGAGCCGATTTATCCTCTGGGGCTGTTTGAAGATTTTGTTATGGAAGTTGAAGGCGATTGTAATATTGAAGCCTCCTGTAAGATAGAATTAGATAAACTCATTGCCTCACGGTTTATGCTCTTTTTTAAAGATCAGTCCCAAGAATGGCAAAAATGTCTAACTCAATCTTTAGCTTTTTTTCGGCAAGTTGAAAACCGAGTTGGTGTTCAATTAGATTATTCCTTATTACAGAAATTTTTAGGACATAACTTTGACTTTAGCAAACTAGAAGTTCTCAGTGCTGGACTTGATTTAAGAACTAATTTAGCTGATTCTAGTTTAAAAATACACATTAGAATTAAAGATTATCCTGAAAAGCTACAAACTGCTTTCGTTTTAAGTGATGGTGCTGCTGACAGTGATTATTTAAGTGAATTTGTTGAGTTAATTGGTTTTGATTTTTACTTTAATGGTAAAAGTGAAATCGAAATTTATGCCGAACTTCAAGAAGATGATTTTTTCAGACCAGAAACCATCAATTTAGTCTGGCGACATTTTCCTGATTCAGTCTTAAAACCTCTGCAAGGATCAAGTTTGTTTTTCACGGGTTTATCAAAAGCAAATAATAACCCAGTGCTTTACTACCATCTCAAAGGTCGTCAAGATTTAACCAATTATTTTAAGATTAATGATACAGCCCAAAGAGTTCACAGTTTTTATCAACATCAAGACATTTTACCCAGTATGTGGGTAGGTACTACTCAAAAAGAATTAGAAAAAACGAGAATTGAGAATATTCGGCTTTATTATTACAAATCCTTCAAGATGGAGTAA
- a CDS encoding low molecular weight protein-tyrosine-phosphatase gives MPYNWQFSDDSTGQFMPYKLLFVCLGNICRSPAAENIMNYLIEQEGLGNKILCDSAGTAGYHIGSPPDSRMNTAAKKRGIPLQGTARQFTREDFENFDLILAMDKANYQDILSLDRTGKYQEKVKLMCDYARYHPEKEVPDPYYGGREGFDRVIELLLDSCGSLLEDVKSKI, from the coding sequence ATGCCCTATAATTGGCAATTTAGTGATGATTCTACCGGTCAATTTATGCCCTATAAACTACTCTTCGTCTGTTTAGGAAATATCTGTCGTTCTCCCGCTGCCGAGAATATCATGAACTATCTGATTGAACAAGAAGGATTAGGCAATAAAATCCTCTGTGATTCTGCGGGGACTGCCGGTTATCATATCGGTTCTCCTCCCGATTCTCGCATGAATACGGCGGCCAAAAAACGCGGTATTCCTCTGCAAGGGACAGCTAGACAATTTACCCGCGAGGATTTCGAGAATTTTGATCTAATCTTAGCCATGGATAAAGCCAATTATCAAGATATTTTATCCCTAGATCGGACAGGAAAATATCAAGAAAAGGTCAAGTTAATGTGTGACTATGCTCGTTATCACCCAGAAAAAGAAGTTCCCGATCCCTACTACGGTGGTCGTGAAGGTTTTGACCGCGTAATCGAGCTACTTTTAGACTCCTGTGGCAGTCTTTTGGAGGACGTAAAAAGCAAAATTTAA
- a CDS encoding ISAs1 family transposase, whose translation MASGFGLLVLNPKQEREAKVLRNSVLKHFQHLEDPRADRGRNHSLVSIITIAILAVLAGADGFVAIEAYGQAKQSWLETFLDLPNGIPSHDTFGRVLGMLEPKQLQSGFLAWIEEITEKLNIELIHIDGKTARNSYDREEKLKALHTVSAWSSEHGLVLAQEKVDSKSNEITAVPHLLQLLNLKGAIVTLDAMGTQTEIAQQIKSGAGDYVLALKGNQGKLFQQVEGWFDQAIAGDWQGIEYSYHEKVESGHHRLETRQIWVVPVSQLPPLHRQSLWPGLTTLVMVRSVRQLWNKTTTEIRFFISSLAADAQKQAEVIRRHWSIENSLHWVLDVTFNEDASRIRLGYGAENLGLLRRLSVNLLKREPSKMSLKMKRYKAGMNNDFMVKILAASAVDREGR comes from the coding sequence ATGGCATCCGGTTTTGGTCTCCTAGTTTTAAACCCCAAGCAAGAGCGAGAGGCAAAGGTTTTAAGAAACAGTGTCTTGAAACATTTTCAGCATCTAGAAGACCCGAGGGCGGACAGGGGGCGCAATCATAGCCTAGTCTCGATAATTACCATAGCTATCTTGGCGGTATTAGCTGGTGCCGATGGGTTTGTCGCCATAGAAGCCTACGGACAAGCCAAGCAATCTTGGTTGGAAACATTTTTAGACCTACCGAATGGCATACCTTCCCACGATACCTTTGGCAGAGTGCTAGGGATGCTAGAACCCAAGCAATTACAGTCAGGATTCCTGGCTTGGATAGAGGAAATCACCGAGAAATTGAACATAGAACTAATCCACATAGATGGGAAAACGGCCAGAAATTCTTATGACCGAGAGGAAAAGCTGAAAGCTTTGCACACCGTCAGTGCTTGGAGTAGCGAACATGGGTTAGTCTTAGCCCAAGAAAAAGTGGACAGTAAATCCAATGAAATTACCGCCGTGCCGCACCTGCTGCAATTGCTCAATCTCAAGGGAGCGATAGTCACCTTGGATGCCATGGGAACCCAGACTGAAATTGCCCAACAAATCAAGTCTGGGGCTGGAGATTACGTCTTAGCCCTCAAAGGCAATCAGGGCAAGCTCTTTCAACAAGTAGAAGGCTGGTTTGACCAAGCTATAGCCGGGGATTGGCAAGGGATTGAATACAGCTACCACGAAAAGGTGGAGTCGGGGCATCACCGGCTCGAAACCCGTCAAATTTGGGTAGTGCCAGTGTCTCAATTACCGCCCCTGCATCGGCAGAGTCTCTGGCCTGGCCTAACCACCCTAGTCATGGTTCGCAGTGTCCGCCAATTATGGAATAAAACTACGACAGAAATTCGCTTCTTCATCAGTAGTTTAGCAGCCGATGCCCAAAAACAGGCCGAGGTGATTCGCAGGCATTGGAGTATCGAAAATAGTCTCCATTGGGTACTCGATGTTACCTTTAATGAAGATGCCAGTCGGATTCGTCTAGGCTATGGAGCGGAAAACCTAGGTCTGTTGCGCCGTTTAAGTGTGAATCTGTTAAAGCGAGAACCCTCAAAAATGAGCCTAAAGATGAAACGGTATAAGGCAGGCATGAACAATGATTTCATGGTGAAAATCTTAGCCGCCAGTGCCGTTGACAGAGAGGGGAGGTAG
- a CDS encoding branched-chain amino acid ABC transporter permease, giving the protein MTDYLVSLTIWAGIYAIFALGLNLQWGFTGLINFGHVAFATLGAYATVLLTLQGVPMIFAAIVGALLGALLGLAIGFSTLRLRADYLAIVTIGVSELIRLLVLNEDWLTKGSFGLQRYPLPLDINASFPVKLLIIALFTLLAIFALWQLGRNLQRQWREAGQISGKSYQPTQKRALIFWGALGAIILLFLYINGVIALNDYNYKAGLMVVVLVLLALVYTGLELLLRSPWGRILKAIREDEEIPRALGKNVFWYKLQSLMLGGAIAGLAGAFLAWQLTTIYPTNFEPLLTFNAWIIIILGGSGSNAGTLLGSIIFWAYDSLTRFILPQLEIFNDSQLGALRIMIIGLLLMVLMIWRPQGILGKKEELTLGK; this is encoded by the coding sequence ATGACAGATTATTTGGTTTCCCTGACAATTTGGGCGGGTATTTATGCGATTTTTGCCCTCGGTTTAAATCTACAATGGGGATTTACTGGCTTAATTAACTTTGGTCACGTTGCTTTTGCCACTTTAGGGGCTTATGCAACGGTTTTATTAACTTTACAGGGTGTACCGATGATTTTTGCCGCCATTGTCGGGGCGCTCCTAGGGGCGTTGTTGGGATTGGCTATCGGTTTTTCCACCCTGAGATTAAGAGCCGATTATCTAGCAATTGTCACCATCGGGGTGTCTGAGTTAATTCGTTTGCTGGTGCTTAACGAGGATTGGTTAACGAAAGGCAGTTTCGGACTACAACGTTATCCCCTACCTTTGGATATAAATGCCAGTTTTCCCGTCAAATTATTAATTATTGCCCTGTTTACCCTGCTTGCTATCTTTGCTCTCTGGCAATTGGGGCGCAATCTGCAACGACAATGGCGCGAAGCTGGGCAAATTAGCGGTAAAAGCTATCAACCGACGCAAAAGAGGGCTTTAATCTTTTGGGGGGCGTTAGGGGCGATAATCCTGCTTTTTCTGTATATAAACGGCGTAATTGCCTTGAATGACTATAATTACAAAGCCGGGCTGATGGTGGTAGTTTTAGTCCTCCTCGCTCTCGTTTATACTGGTTTAGAATTACTTTTGCGATCGCCTTGGGGACGCATCCTCAAAGCTATCCGGGAAGATGAAGAAATTCCCCGGGCTTTAGGAAAAAATGTCTTTTGGTATAAGTTACAATCTTTGATGTTAGGGGGTGCGATCGCTGGTTTGGCCGGGGCTTTTTTAGCATGGCAATTAACCACTATTTACCCAACTAATTTTGAACCATTATTGACTTTTAACGCTTGGATTATTATCATTCTCGGTGGCTCTGGTAGCAATGCCGGCACCTTACTAGGATCAATAATTTTCTGGGCCTACGATTCCCTGACTCGCTTTATTCTACCCCAATTAGAGATTTTTAATGATAGCCAATTAGGGGCTTTACGGATTATGATTATCGGCCTGCTGCTCATGGTTTTAATGATCTGGCGACCCCAGGGTATCCTGGGCAAAAAAGAGGAGTTAACTTTGGGAAAATAA